The following proteins are encoded in a genomic region of Diadema setosum chromosome 10, eeDiaSeto1, whole genome shotgun sequence:
- the LOC140234390 gene encoding uncharacterized protein, whose product MEIYFKVKHTVADDQVPTVLLAVGEEGLRRYNCWELTSVQQRDVKTIFEKFTEQLEPQENFRVCRLKLAKTMQQPKEKLDDFVNRCRQIAIQCAFSKEELDERLIEQIIASTPIPDFQKDLLTKKAGFTLYEALQLGTTHEASDAHVQALQSLYNEAHVDAMQSSQTQSTCKNCGGRHPYGKQHCPAAGVQCHLCKKQGHHTRVCLTTKLSKGQGHHKAKAQSKGKPKTYRGQKQSAKTGNTKQMHDIDHDVEDQPEFEELAFDTIDSGRRESVTTSFKIKLDNRKGTHNLTAKVDTRAQANTLPVRTYRRMFPERILPDGTPNDLYLSQDSSMLTAYNGTQIQQHGKVTIPCQWNDSPWIDTSFYVVNSEGPVIMGLQSSMAFNLITLHCPINDVPIEDVNTLLNAFPDQFDTIGNFQGEQHLKTDPNVPSRRDAPRKMPIALKDCVRQELNRMEAQGVIKKMEEPTEWVNSITYATKKDGSIRICLDPRRPNQALIRPHYKQQTLEELNYKFHNAQFFSKLDAKAGYWSIKPDQESQKLTTFQTPFGRYAFCRLPFGLNVSQDIFQLEIDRILEGCTGTVCIADDIVVYGMTAEEHDRNLLKLMQTAKERGLTFNSSKCHIKQRSITFFGNVYTCEGIKPDPQKVADLQAVPPHKTSQISNISSE is encoded by the coding sequence ATGGAAATTTATTTCAAAGTCAAACATACTGTGGCTGATGACCAGGTTCCTACTGTTCTCCTTGCCGTAGGGGAAGAAGGGCTCCGCAGGTACAACTGTTGGGAACTGACTAGCGTTCAACAAAGAGATGTGAAGACAATCTTTGAGAAATTTACAGAGCAGTTAGAGCCCCAGGAAAACTTTAGAGTGTGCCGTCTCAAATTAGCGAAAACCATGCAACAACCCAAAGAGAAACTAGATGATTTCGTGAACAGGTGCCGCCAGATAGCCATCCAGTGCGCATTCTCAAAGGAAGAGCTGGATGAGCGCCTGATTGAGCAGATCATAGCCAGCACACCAATACCTGACTTCCAGAAAGATCTCCTCACAAAGAAAGCGGGTTTTACGCTCTATGAAGCACTCCAGTTGGGAACGACGCATGAAGCCTCTGATGCACACGTACAAGCATTACAATCGCTATACAACGAGGCACATGTCGACGCAATGCAGAGTTCGCAAACACAATCAACTTGCAAAAATTGTGGTGGTCGCCACCCGTACGGTAAACAGCACTGCCCCGCCGCTGGCGTGCAATGTCATTTATGCAAGAAGCAAGGGCATCACACCAGAGTTTGTCTGACCACAAAACTAAGCAAGGGACAAGGGCACCACAAGGCCAAAGCCCAATCTAAAGGAAAGCCCAAAACCTATCGGGGTCAAAAACAAAGTGCAAAAACTGGgaacacaaaacaaatgcacGACATTGATCACGACGTTGAAGACCAGCCAGAGTTCGAAGAGCTAGCTTTCGACACAATCGACAGTGGCCGTAGAGAGTCAGTTACAACTTCATTCAAGATCAAACTAGATAACCGCAAAGGTACGCACAACCTCACTGCCAAGGTCGACACACGGGCCCAGGCCAACACTCTTCCAGTACGCACTTATAGGAGGATGTTTCCAGAAAGAATACTTCCTGATGGAACTCCCAATGATCTATACCTTTCTCAAGACTCATCTATGCTTACAGCATACAATGGCACGCAAATCCAGCAACATGGGAAAGTAACAATCCCATGCCAATGGAACGACAGCCCGTGGATCGACACTAGCTTTTATGTAGTCAATTCAGAAGGGCCGGTGATCATGGGTCTCCAGTCTTCAATGGCGTTCAATCTAATAACCCTACATTGCCCAATCAATGACGTGCCAATAGAGGATGTAAACACACTTCTCAATGCATTTCCAGACCAGTTCGATACCATCGGGAACTTCCAAGGTGAGCAGCACCTAAAAACAGACCCGAATGTCCCCAGCCGCAGGGATGCGCCAAGGAAGATGCCAATTGCTCTGAAAGACTGTGTACGGCAGGAACTAAACCGAATGGAAGCACAAGGCGTCATCAAAAAGATGGAAGAGCCAACAGAGTGGGTGAACTCCATAACGTACGCAACCAAGAAGGACGGCAGCATTCGCATCTGCCTCGACCCAAGACGCCCCAATCAAGCACTCATTCGCCCGCACTACAAACAACAAACACTTGAGGAGTTGAATTACAAGTTTCACAATGCTCAATTCTTCTCAAAGTTAGACGCCAAGGCGGGCTATTGGTCCATCAAGCCTGATCAGGAGAGCCAGAAGCTGACCACGTTTCAAACTCCCTTTGGAAGATATGCCTTCTGCCGCCTTCCATTCGGGTTGAACGTCAGTCAGGACATTTTCCAGCTGGAAATAGATCGTATCCTGGAGGGTTGCACAGGAACTGTGTGCATAGCAGATGACATCGTTGTCTATGGAATGACAGCAGAAGAGCATGACAGAAACCTGCTCAAACTGATGCAAACAGCAAAGGAACGAGGTCTGACCTTCAACTCCTCGAAATGTCACATAAAGCAAAGAAGTATCACCTTCTTCGGGAACGTGTACACTTGCGAGGGGATCAAGCCGGACCCACAGAAGGTGGCCGATCTGCAGGCAGTTCCACCCCACAAAACATCACAGATCTCCAACATTTCCTCGGAATGA